In SAR324 cluster bacterium, the sequence AACCTCCATTACAGCTGACAAGTTCAGTCGGGCCATGTTTCTTGAAAAATCTGGAACCTCATTTCCAAGAATAATCTCTTTCAGTTGTTTTTCAGCTTCCCCCCAGTTTTTCATTCGGCTCTGGGCTTCAGCAACTTGTAATTGACTGGCAATCTTCATAGATGTGATATTTGCTTGATCTAGGTAATGAGTTAGGGCTTTGACCTCTTGTTCAGGTTTCTTTTGCAAAGCAGCTTTTACCGCAGCTTGCTGAGAAGCGTAAAACAGATTGGCTTCGGTCTCCATTTGTAGGCGTTGTTGTTCCTGCCAATACCAAACCCCAATACCAATTGCCACAACAGCCAGTCCCCCTGCGATGTATCTTTGACGTAGTCGATAGATCCGATCAGCCATA encodes:
- a CDS encoding tetratricopeptide repeat protein — its product is MSKQNNSPNHSADDLNLNKPDRFQQFMFLMADRIYRLRQRYIAGGLAVVAIGIGVWYWQEQQRLQMETEANLFYASQQAAVKAALQKKPEQEVKALTHYLDQANITSMKIASQLQVAEAQSRMKNWGEAEKQLKEIILGNEVPDFSRNMARLNLSAVMEVQGKIDEARKYLLQLDNARWDDLRLRNLARISLNQNKKEEATGYLSKLSEMKDSPFQQEAGDLLRQIR